One window from the genome of Corynebacterium sp. SCR221107 encodes:
- a CDS encoding SdpI family protein — protein MIIGVILIILGLALLVLGLMAWKRKLPGNSMFGIRVPEVRKSEEVWRAAHQVAGPIWVVGAISWLLGGLIAFPASGLAWGMPVLFFIVGIILLSVGANFGARTAVLLDEQGSADSDGCDNGSCNCGDGGCAEEAPAPSVDLDALRKAASAQDS, from the coding sequence ATGATCATCGGCGTAATCCTCATCATCTTGGGCCTGGCCCTCCTCGTCCTTGGGCTCATGGCATGGAAGCGCAAGCTGCCCGGCAACTCCATGTTTGGTATCCGCGTGCCGGAGGTTCGCAAGTCCGAAGAAGTTTGGCGCGCAGCGCACCAGGTGGCCGGCCCGATTTGGGTCGTGGGTGCGATCTCGTGGCTCCTTGGTGGACTGATCGCCTTCCCCGCCAGCGGGCTTGCCTGGGGAATGCCGGTGCTGTTTTTCATCGTCGGCATCATCCTTTTGAGCGTCGGCGCCAACTTCGGCGCGCGCACCGCGGTGCTTCTCGACGAACAAGGGTCCGCGGACTCTGATGGTTGCGATAACGGAAGCTGCAACTGCGGTGATGGCGGCTGCGCCGAAGAGGCACCCGCGCCGTCGGTCGACCTGGATGCCCTGCGCAAGGCGGCCTCCGCGCAGGATAGCTAG